From one Melioribacteraceae bacterium genomic stretch:
- a CDS encoding DUF6290 family protein: MSTISLRLPDSLHRKVRDLAERENTSINQFVSSALAEKISALLTEEYLEERAKRAKKSNFKRALKKVADAEPEEQDK; this comes from the coding sequence ATGAGTACAATAAGTTTAAGATTACCCGATTCATTACATAGAAAAGTTCGCGATTTAGCAGAAAGGGAGAATACATCTATTAACCAATTTGTTTCTTCTGCTCTTGCTGAAAAAATTTCCGCCTTGCTTACTGAAGAATATCTTGAAGAAAGAGCAAAACGTGCAAAAAAATCTAACTTCAAAAGAGCACTAAAAAAAGTTGCGGATGCTGAACCTGAAGAGCAAGATAAATAG
- a CDS encoding acyl-CoA dehydrogenase family protein, with product MDITKHIELSENQQMIRDTIREFAETKIRPHVMEWDEDQIFPIDLMHELGELGFLGILVPEELGGAGLGYVEYTIVVEEIARIDPSVALSVAAHNGLCTNHINVFGSDELKKKYIPDLATGKKIGAWGLTEPASGSDAGGMQTTAEKDGDYYILNGTKTFITHGKSGETAVIMAITDKEKGKKGISALVVEKGTEGFSVGKKENKLGMRASETTQLIFENCKIPVTNLIGKEGDGFTQAMKILEGGRISIAALSCGLTVGCLEASVNYSKERKQFNKSLSEFQAIQFKLADMATELHAARLLTYDAARIKDSGGDISFPASMAKLYSSEIATKASNEAVQIFGGYGFVKDYPVEKLYRDVKLLTIGEGTSEVQRIVIARHLLRD from the coding sequence ATGGACATAACAAAGCATATTGAACTAAGTGAAAATCAACAGATGATTAGAGATACAATTAGAGAATTTGCTGAAACTAAAATAAGACCCCATGTTATGGAATGGGATGAAGATCAGATATTCCCGATTGATTTGATGCATGAACTTGGTGAGTTAGGTTTTCTCGGAATACTCGTTCCCGAGGAACTCGGCGGTGCAGGTTTAGGCTATGTTGAATATACAATAGTTGTTGAAGAAATTGCACGTATTGATCCTTCAGTTGCTCTTTCTGTTGCAGCACATAACGGACTTTGTACAAATCACATTAACGTTTTTGGTAGTGATGAATTAAAGAAAAAATATATCCCTGATCTTGCAACCGGTAAAAAAATCGGTGCTTGGGGATTGACTGAACCGGCTTCGGGAAGTGATGCCGGTGGAATGCAGACAACAGCGGAGAAAGACGGTGATTACTATATATTAAATGGCACAAAAACTTTTATTACTCATGGTAAAAGTGGTGAGACAGCGGTTATAATGGCAATAACCGATAAAGAAAAAGGTAAAAAAGGTATCTCAGCATTAGTAGTAGAAAAAGGTACCGAAGGTTTCAGCGTCGGAAAGAAAGAGAATAAACTCGGAATGCGAGCAAGTGAAACAACTCAATTGATTTTTGAAAACTGCAAAATTCCCGTCACAAATTTAATTGGCAAAGAAGGAGATGGATTTACACAAGCAATGAAAATTTTGGAAGGCGGAAGAATTTCAATTGCGGCACTTAGCTGCGGACTTACAGTTGGTTGTCTCGAAGCATCTGTTAATTATTCAAAAGAAAGAAAGCAATTCAACAAATCTTTATCCGAGTTCCAAGCTATTCAATTTAAGTTGGCAGATATGGCAACCGAACTTCATGCGGCAAGATTATTAACTTATGATGCTGCAAGAATTAAAGATTCCGGTGGAGATATATCATTCCCCGCTTCAATGGCTAAATTATATTCGAGTGAAATTGCTACAAAAGCATCCAACGAAGCTGTACAAATTTTCGGCGGTTACGGTTTTGTAAAAGATTATCCCGTTGAAAAACTTTATCGTGATGTAAAATTACTTACTATCGGTGAAGGCACTTCAGAAGTGCAGAGAATTGTTATTGCACGTCATTTGTTGAGGGACTAG
- a CDS encoding acyl-CoA carboxylase subunit beta, giving the protein MTKIGTDINQKEDFLKREDFYKNLVRKLGAVREVTELGGGKKAIEKQKAKGKLTARERIAKLIDEKSVFYELNTFTAHEIYEEWGGAPSAGTVYGVGEIHGKKHLIVANDATVKAGAWFPLTAKKNLRAQEIAMENHLPIIYLVDSAGVFLPLQEDIFPDKEHFGRIFRNNAQMSAMGIPQIAAIMGPCVAGGAYLPIMSDEALIVEGEGSVFLAGSHLVKAAIGEVIDNESLGGAHVQTNISGVTDYVMKNDEECLQMIRNLVDKKGPTPRFGFNRIKPVKPKFDQKEIYGVLPEDQLKQYDTHELLARIVDNSEIDEYKPDYGQTIICAYARIDGWSVGIVANQRKIVKSAKGEMQIGGVIYSDSADKATRFIMNCNQKNIPLVFLQDVTGFMVGSKAEHGGIIKDGAKMVNAVANSTVPKITIIVGNSFGAGNYAMCGKAYDPRFIYAYPNAKISVMGSAQAGGVLLDIKMKQLQKEGKEFSDFDKKKLEDQIRKAYDDSSSALYAAARLWVDEVIDPAKTREYISMSLEVADHNPVMPKFNVGVIQT; this is encoded by the coding sequence ATGACAAAAATCGGAACTGACATAAACCAAAAAGAAGACTTCCTAAAAAGAGAAGACTTCTACAAAAATTTAGTTCGTAAACTTGGTGCAGTTCGTGAAGTAACAGAACTTGGCGGTGGGAAGAAAGCAATTGAAAAACAGAAAGCAAAAGGCAAACTCACTGCTCGAGAACGGATTGCAAAACTTATAGATGAGAAATCTGTTTTTTACGAACTAAACACCTTTACTGCACATGAAATTTATGAAGAATGGGGCGGCGCTCCGAGTGCCGGGACAGTTTACGGCGTTGGAGAAATTCACGGTAAGAAACATTTAATAGTCGCCAATGATGCAACAGTAAAAGCCGGTGCATGGTTTCCGCTGACTGCAAAGAAAAATTTACGTGCTCAGGAAATTGCAATGGAAAACCACCTCCCTATCATTTATCTCGTTGATAGCGCAGGAGTTTTTCTTCCTTTACAAGAAGATATCTTTCCCGATAAAGAACACTTCGGAAGAATTTTTAGGAACAACGCACAAATGAGTGCAATGGGTATTCCTCAGATTGCCGCAATTATGGGTCCGTGCGTTGCCGGCGGTGCTTACTTACCTATAATGAGTGATGAAGCATTAATTGTCGAAGGAGAAGGTTCGGTATTTCTTGCCGGTTCACATCTTGTGAAAGCTGCAATTGGTGAAGTAATCGACAATGAAAGTCTCGGTGGTGCACATGTTCAAACAAACATTTCCGGTGTTACAGATTATGTGATGAAAAACGATGAAGAATGTCTGCAGATGATTAGAAATTTGGTAGATAAAAAAGGACCAACTCCCCGTTTCGGATTTAACAGAATAAAACCCGTTAAACCAAAGTTCGATCAAAAAGAGATTTACGGTGTACTTCCCGAAGATCAATTAAAACAATATGATACACACGAACTGCTCGCTAGAATTGTTGATAACTCTGAGATTGATGAATACAAACCGGATTACGGTCAAACAATAATTTGTGCTTATGCCAGAATTGACGGTTGGTCGGTTGGCATAGTTGCAAACCAACGCAAGATTGTAAAAAGTGCAAAAGGTGAAATGCAAATCGGCGGTGTTATTTATTCGGACAGCGCGGATAAAGCAACACGGTTTATAATGAACTGCAACCAAAAAAACATACCGCTAGTTTTCTTGCAGGATGTAACGGGATTTATGGTAGGAAGCAAAGCCGAACACGGCGGAATAATTAAAGACGGTGCGAAGATGGTAAACGCTGTAGCAAATTCGACCGTTCCAAAAATTACAATTATTGTCGGCAACAGTTTTGGCGCAGGCAATTATGCAATGTGCGGCAAAGCTTACGATCCCCGTTTCATTTATGCATATCCTAATGCAAAAATTTCTGTTATGGGTTCTGCACAAGCCGGGGGTGTTTTATTAGATATCAAGATGAAACAACTTCAAAAAGAAGGTAAAGAATTTTCCGATTTTGACAAAAAGAAATTAGAAGATCAAATTAGAAAAGCTTACGATGACTCAAGTTCCGCACTTTATGCAGCAGCAAGATTATGGGTTGATGAAGTTATCGATCCGGCTAAAACTCGTGAATATATTTCTATGAGTTTGGAAGTAGCTGATCACAATCCTGTAATGCCGAAATTTAATGTCGGTGTAATTCAAACATAG
- the nadD gene encoding nicotinate-nucleotide adenylyltransferase: MAIGIYGGTFDPIHHGHLITAQAVFEKRNLEKIVFIPAYISPLKTEMKHSSSEHRIKMLELAIEENKYLTVSKLELDRKNVSYTIDTLLELKKSYTDIELIIGYDNLLVFHKWYKPEKILELCKLIVLHREVDKIPEKKNQFYDKAVILDTPTIEISSTEIRNRVSNNLQIDYLVPLKVKEYIYKNGLYK, translated from the coding sequence ATGGCAATCGGAATTTATGGTGGAACGTTTGATCCAATTCATCATGGTCATTTAATAACAGCGCAAGCAGTTTTTGAAAAGAGAAATTTAGAAAAAATAGTATTTATTCCGGCCTACATTTCACCGCTCAAAACAGAAATGAAACATTCCTCATCCGAACATCGAATTAAAATGTTAGAATTAGCAATCGAAGAGAATAAATACTTAACCGTAAGCAAGCTTGAATTAGATCGAAAAAACGTTTCATACACTATTGATACTCTTTTAGAACTTAAGAAATCTTATACAGATATAGAACTTATTATTGGTTATGATAATTTGTTGGTTTTTCATAAATGGTATAAACCGGAAAAGATTTTGGAACTTTGTAAACTGATTGTTTTGCATCGTGAAGTTGATAAAATACCCGAAAAGAAAAATCAGTTTTATGATAAAGCAGTTATTTTAGATACACCTACAATTGAAATTTCTTCAACTGAGATAAGAAACCGAGTTTCAAATAATTTACAAATCGATTACCTTGTTCCTCTTAAAGTAAAAGAATATATTTATAAAAACGGATTATATAAATAA
- a CDS encoding DoxX family membrane protein, which yields MTTYEDKFVNKHLKNLDNILVNWMSRFGLLVLRIGLGIVFFWFGALKFFPGLSPAEGLVRNTIYFINPDLFLPVLAAWETLIGIGLIWGKYMRLTLLLLFLQMPGTALPILVLPDVVWTNFPFGLTLEGQYIIKNLVLIGAGLVLGATVRGESKTK from the coding sequence ATGACGACATATGAAGATAAATTTGTAAACAAACACTTAAAAAATCTCGATAATATTTTGGTGAACTGGATGTCCCGTTTCGGACTTTTAGTTCTCAGAATTGGACTAGGAATAGTTTTCTTTTGGTTCGGTGCATTGAAATTCTTCCCGGGATTAAGTCCCGCAGAAGGATTGGTTCGTAACACAATTTATTTCATAAATCCGGATTTATTTTTACCTGTTTTGGCAGCTTGGGAAACTTTGATCGGCATCGGATTAATTTGGGGAAAGTATATGAGATTAACTCTTTTACTACTTTTTCTTCAAATGCCGGGAACTGCTTTACCAATACTTGTTTTACCGGATGTCGTTTGGACAAATTTTCCATTTGGTTTAACGCTTGAGGGACAATACATTATAAAAAATTTAGTATTAATTGGCGCCGGACTTGTATTAGGTGCAACAGTTAGGGGAGAGTCAAAAACAAAGTAA
- the trmB gene encoding tRNA (guanosine(46)-N7)-methyltransferase TrmB produces the protein MARTKHKKLKEVTSFENVFDYKAGKTEEDLLKYFGNSNSISLEIGCGEGDYIISLAQLFPERNFIGIDFKGARIYIGAKKALEENITNGAFLWINANKLPEFFTNTKIEEIFITFPEPHVKRRAERKRLVSSRFLEIYKQIIIPGGHIHLKTDDDFLYNYALEVLHKVKATILFNSDDLYSVNELDEIKKIKTRYEKYYLKEGRKIKYIEFVL, from the coding sequence ATGGCTCGCACAAAACACAAAAAATTAAAAGAAGTAACTTCTTTCGAAAATGTTTTTGATTATAAAGCCGGAAAAACTGAAGAAGATTTGCTTAAATATTTTGGAAACTCTAATTCAATTTCCTTAGAAATTGGCTGTGGTGAAGGAGATTATATAATTTCGTTAGCTCAACTTTTTCCAGAAAGGAATTTTATCGGAATTGATTTCAAAGGTGCCAGAATTTATATCGGTGCTAAGAAAGCATTAGAAGAAAATATAACCAACGGGGCTTTTTTATGGATCAATGCCAACAAGTTACCCGAGTTTTTTACGAATACCAAGATTGAAGAAATTTTCATCACATTCCCCGAACCTCATGTAAAAAGAAGAGCAGAAAGAAAAAGATTGGTCTCATCAAGATTTTTGGAAATTTATAAGCAGATTATAATACCGGGCGGACATATTCATCTAAAAACAGATGATGATTTTCTCTACAATTATGCTTTGGAAGTTTTACATAAGGTGAAAGCAACCATCTTGTTCAACAGCGATGATCTATATTCTGTAAATGAATTAGATGAAATAAAAAAGATAAAAACACGCTACGAAAAATATTACTTGAAAGAAGGAAGAAAAATAAAATATATTGAATTTGTCTTGTAA
- a CDS encoding adenine phosphoribosyltransferase — MDIKSLIRDVPDFPIKGIVFKDITTLLKSARGLKAVSDELFELAKGKQINKVVGIESRGFIFGCLLAEKLDAGFVPIRKPGKLPAETLSETYTLEYGEDKIEIHKDAIEPGDKILLHDDLLATGGTMEAAAKLIQKMGGEIIQISFLIELNFLKGREKLKNYDVHSLIQYESE; from the coding sequence ATGGATATTAAATCATTAATCAGAGACGTTCCCGATTTCCCGATTAAAGGAATTGTCTTTAAAGATATTACTACGCTATTAAAAAGCGCTAGAGGATTGAAGGCGGTAAGTGATGAATTATTTGAATTAGCAAAGGGAAAGCAGATTAATAAAGTTGTCGGAATCGAATCGCGCGGATTTATTTTTGGATGTCTGCTTGCCGAAAAATTAGATGCCGGGTTTGTCCCGATTCGTAAACCCGGTAAACTGCCTGCCGAAACTCTTAGCGAAACTTATACTCTTGAATATGGTGAAGACAAAATTGAAATCCATAAAGATGCTATTGAGCCGGGAGATAAAATTCTTTTACACGATGATCTGCTTGCAACCGGCGGTACAATGGAAGCCGCAGCAAAATTAATTCAAAAAATGGGTGGGGAAATTATTCAAATTTCTTTTTTAATTGAGTTGAACTTTCTTAAAGGAAGAGAAAAGTTAAAGAATTATGATGTTCATTCACTGATTCAATACGAAAGTGAGTAA
- a CDS encoding putative toxin-antitoxin system toxin component, PIN family — protein MIPYNIVIDTNVIVSALRSRNGYSFDLLSIIDDDRFNVGISVPLILEYEDAILKSKSAIKLSLEEIDDILDYICLIGDKRKIFFLWRPFLKDLKDDMILELAVEARCDFIISFNKKDFAGSEKFNIEIVTPKEFLKMIGEI, from the coding sequence ATGATTCCCTATAACATTGTTATTGATACTAATGTAATTGTTTCGGCTTTACGCTCACGAAATGGTTATTCTTTTGATTTATTATCAATTATTGATGATGACAGATTTAACGTGGGTATTTCGGTTCCTTTAATTCTTGAGTACGAAGACGCTATTCTGAAAAGTAAATCTGCAATTAAACTGAGTCTTGAAGAAATTGATGATATTCTGGACTATATCTGTTTGATCGGTGATAAGCGAAAAATATTTTTTTTATGGCGACCTTTTTTGAAAGATCTCAAAGATGATATGATTTTAGAATTAGCGGTAGAAGCTAGATGTGATTTTATAATTAGTTTCAATAAAAAAGATTTTGCTGGCTCTGAAAAATTTAATATAGAAATTGTAACACCAAAAGAGTTTTTGAAAATGATTGGAGAAATATAA
- a CDS encoding PrsW family intramembrane metalloprotease produces the protein MPVLASLIAAVVPMTFYMIILWRLDKYEKEPFKQVLKHFLWGAVGAIILTLIGATIFTSAVEILFPTIIAIGLFEVVIVAPLIEELMKGIYLFNTSRTNHFDNITDGLVYGGAIGLGFGMTENFMYFFTYGVDFESWLGLVIIRSTFSAVMHCIATATFGAFIAMYKFNISGIRYMLPLSGYAIAVLIHFMWNLSVSFEATYFLGFLFLLLMIFLFFAVFLASLAHEKRIILKELKSEENISLLIPDEIEIVSSLKRSKKGWIKEEYRKQYIETAIRFAFRKHQLRNAKYTNIAFYQTEVEKLRITLAQLVAKIRNDYEGTK, from the coding sequence ATGCCGGTTTTAGCCTCACTTATAGCTGCCGTGGTTCCAATGACGTTTTACATGATCATTTTATGGCGGCTTGATAAATATGAAAAAGAACCATTCAAACAAGTTCTAAAACATTTTCTTTGGGGTGCAGTCGGTGCTATAATTCTGACTCTAATCGGAGCAACAATTTTTACTTCTGCTGTTGAAATTTTATTCCCGACAATTATTGCAATCGGTCTTTTTGAAGTTGTAATTGTCGCCCCACTTATTGAAGAATTAATGAAAGGTATATATTTATTCAACACTAGTCGAACAAATCATTTTGATAATATTACTGATGGATTAGTTTACGGTGGAGCAATCGGACTTGGATTCGGTATGACTGAAAACTTTATGTACTTCTTCACATATGGAGTAGATTTCGAATCATGGCTAGGTTTGGTAATTATCAGATCAACATTTTCTGCGGTGATGCATTGCATTGCAACCGCTACATTCGGTGCGTTTATTGCCATGTATAAATTCAACATTTCCGGAATTAGATATATGTTACCTCTTTCCGGTTATGCGATTGCTGTGTTAATTCATTTTATGTGGAATTTAAGTGTAAGTTTTGAAGCTACATATTTTCTCGGGTTTTTATTTCTATTGTTGATGATCTTTCTCTTCTTCGCAGTTTTTTTAGCATCACTTGCACACGAAAAAAGAATTATCTTAAAAGAACTAAAATCGGAAGAAAACATTTCTCTTTTAATACCGGATGAAATTGAAATTGTATCATCTCTAAAACGCAGCAAAAAAGGTTGGATTAAAGAAGAATATAGAAAGCAGTATATTGAAACTGCAATTAGATTTGCTTTTAGAAAACATCAGTTAAGAAATGCAAAGTATACAAACATTGCTTTTTATCAAACAGAAGTTGAGAAATTGAGAATTACCTTAGCACAGTTGGTCGCAAAGATTAGAAACGATTATGAAGGAACTAAATAA
- a CDS encoding four helix bundle suffix domain-containing protein — MSEKQFNKDGFIPKHGGYQNLLSYKKAEIIYDGTVYFCHRFFAKYDRAIGQMIQAARSGKQNIAEGSMFSATSKEAEIKLTNVARSSLEELLNDYRDFLRTNKYSEWHKDHPYAKRLRELNRDPDATYDSLKKGIEHENPEICANVLIGLIKVAKYLLTKQIAKLEQEFLNEGGIKERMAKSRYDKRRKER, encoded by the coding sequence ATGTCAGAGAAGCAATTTAATAAAGATGGTTTTATTCCTAAACATGGTGGTTATCAGAATCTGTTATCGTATAAAAAGGCTGAAATCATTTATGACGGTACAGTTTATTTTTGTCATCGTTTTTTTGCTAAATACGACCGTGCCATTGGGCAAATGATTCAAGCGGCTCGTTCTGGTAAACAAAACATTGCAGAAGGAAGTATGTTCTCTGCCACTTCTAAAGAAGCTGAAATCAAATTGACGAATGTTGCTAGATCTAGTCTAGAAGAATTATTAAATGATTATAGGGATTTTTTAAGAACAAATAAATATAGTGAGTGGCATAAAGATCATCCTTATGCAAAGCGTTTAAGAGAATTAAACAGAGACCCGGACGCAACTTATGATTCGCTTAAGAAAGGAATTGAACATGAAAATCCTGAGATTTGTGCCAATGTTTTAATAGGTTTAATAAAAGTTGCCAAGTATTTATTAACAAAACAGATAGCAAAACTCGAACAAGAATTTTTAAATGAAGGTGGAATAAAAGAAAGAATGGCTAAATCGAGATATGACAAGCGTAGAAAAGAACGCTAA
- the rsmI gene encoding 16S rRNA (cytidine(1402)-2'-O)-methyltransferase, with protein sequence MQPGKLYIVATPIGNLKDITFRAIETLKEVDFVICEDTRVTGFLLKEYDISKELFSFNAQSEERKIPAVLERIKSGQNAALVSDAGTPTISDPGIRLVSAAIKEEIEVVSIPGVNAAIAALSIAGLPTDSFLFEGFLPQKKGRQKKLKELAEENRTIVLYESTYRIEKLLIELNEYIPERIVVVCRELTKKFEETWRGTAKELLEDLPNKITKGEFVVLIAPKNWLC encoded by the coding sequence ATGCAGCCCGGTAAATTATATATTGTTGCAACTCCTATCGGTAATTTGAAAGATATTACTTTTCGTGCAATTGAAACACTCAAAGAAGTCGATTTTGTAATTTGCGAAGATACCCGTGTAACGGGATTCCTTTTGAAGGAATATGATATCTCAAAAGAGTTATTTTCATTTAATGCTCAATCCGAAGAGAGAAAAATTCCAGCAGTATTGGAGAGAATAAAAAGCGGGCAAAACGCCGCACTTGTCTCCGATGCGGGAACTCCGACAATTTCAGATCCCGGCATTAGATTAGTCAGTGCCGCAATTAAAGAAGAAATTGAAGTTGTATCTATCCCTGGTGTGAATGCCGCGATAGCAGCATTGAGTATCGCCGGACTGCCGACTGATTCATTTCTCTTCGAAGGATTTCTCCCACAGAAAAAAGGAAGACAGAAAAAACTAAAAGAACTTGCGGAAGAAAACCGTACCATAGTTCTGTACGAATCGACTTATAGAATTGAAAAACTTTTAATCGAACTTAACGAGTACATTCCTGAAAGAATAGTTGTAGTCTGCAGAGAGCTCACAAAAAAATTCGAAGAAACATGGCGCGGAACAGCAAAAGAATTACTTGAGGATTTACCAAACAAAATTACTAAAGGTGAGTTTGTAGTTTTGATTGCTCCGAAAAATTGGTTATGCTAA
- the meaB gene encoding methylmalonyl Co-A mutase-associated GTPase MeaB yields MFDNSFLEKLYNRDKRIVSRAISIVESDQIKSAELLNRIFHKTGNAYRIGITGPPGSGKSTITNQLTKLITAQDKSVGIIAVDPTSPFTGGALLGDRVRMSEIGTHPNVFIRSMATRGSLGGLSKKAIDGADILDAAGYDYVIFETVGVGQSELDIAQAADTTVVVLVPESGDAVQAMKAGLMEIADLFVLNKSDRPGAESAAAALRTILSFRDHDADSWMIPILKSIASENKGINEIVNEIENHKIHLEQRGLLKKLRERRSKTRIKEIVELVLQRELWTDERIHNLNEAIEDVVLGNISPYNLANKIVDHYKTQFNN; encoded by the coding sequence ATGTTCGATAATTCATTTCTGGAAAAATTATACAACCGAGATAAAAGAATAGTATCTCGGGCTATATCAATAGTAGAATCAGATCAAATAAAATCAGCAGAGTTATTAAATAGAATTTTCCATAAAACCGGGAATGCTTATCGAATCGGAATAACCGGTCCTCCGGGTTCGGGTAAATCAACGATAACAAATCAATTAACAAAATTGATTACTGCACAAGATAAATCCGTTGGTATAATAGCAGTAGATCCAACATCTCCTTTCACCGGCGGGGCGCTGCTTGGTGATCGTGTCCGTATGAGTGAAATAGGAACTCACCCAAATGTATTTATAAGAAGCATGGCAACAAGAGGAAGCCTCGGTGGTTTGAGTAAAAAAGCAATTGACGGTGCTGATATTCTCGATGCAGCCGGATATGATTATGTTATTTTTGAAACCGTTGGTGTCGGTCAATCCGAACTTGATATTGCTCAAGCAGCAGATACAACTGTTGTCGTCCTTGTTCCCGAATCAGGTGATGCGGTTCAAGCAATGAAAGCCGGTTTAATGGAAATTGCCGATTTGTTTGTGCTTAATAAAAGTGATAGACCGGGAGCTGAATCCGCTGCTGCAGCTTTAAGAACAATCCTTTCTTTCAGAGATCATGATGCCGATTCTTGGATGATCCCGATTCTTAAATCAATCGCGTCTGAAAATAAAGGAATTAATGAAATCGTGAACGAAATTGAAAATCATAAAATTCATCTTGAACAAAGAGGGTTACTTAAAAAACTTAGAGAACGAAGATCCAAAACCAGAATTAAAGAGATTGTAGAATTAGTTCTGCAAAGAGAACTTTGGACCGACGAAAGAATTCACAATCTTAACGAAGCAATTGAAGATGTTGTGCTTGGCAATATTTCACCTTACAATCTTGCAAATAAAATTGTAGATCATTACAAAACACAATTCAATAATTAA